Proteins encoded together in one Branchiostoma lanceolatum isolate klBraLanc5 chromosome 11, klBraLanc5.hap2, whole genome shotgun sequence window:
- the LOC136445150 gene encoding MAM and LDL-receptor class A domain-containing protein 1-like, protein MAMDVVVWLLVCLFGSFAEANTSLSWFDFYDAKGISGHNDELIADINEEECARRCLVGTSAVPSGSCLSFEYDNSHGRCILSTSTKDTPGAELVESSPPSRFDYYHRRNAPYGPCDFETDLCQYTQDTADDFDWTRDSGGTPTGRTGPTVDHTSGNSSGYYMYIETTLPRQDGDVARLTSPSYRAYPDGQCLLFWTHMYGGQIVRGELQHYCKRL, encoded by the exons ATGGCTATGGACGTGGTTGTTTGGCTCTTGGTTTGTCTGTTTGGCAGTTTTGCTG AAGCAAACACGTCGCTGTCCTGGTTTGACTTTTACGATGCAAAAGGTATAAGCGGCCACAACGATGAACTGATCGCAGACATTAACGAGGAGGAGTGCGCCAGACGGTGTTTAGTGGGAACTTCTGCTGTTCCGTCTGGATCGTGTCTGTCGTTTGAATATGACAACTCACACGGACGTTGTATCCTTAGCACATCAACAAAGGACACACCTGGAGCCGAGTTAGTTGAAAGTAGCCCGCCGTCGCGATTTGACTACTACCACAGACGAAACG CTCCATACGGTCCCTGTGATTTTGAGACAGACCTGTGTCAGTACACACAGGACACGGCAGACGACTTTGACTGGACACGTGACTCTGGTGGTACTCCTACGGGCAGAACCGGTCCAACAGTCGACCACACCTCTGGCAACAGCTCAG ggtactacatgtacattgaaacaaCGTTACCACGACAAGATGGAGACGTCGCCCGTCTGACATCTCCGTCCTACCGCGCGTATCCTGACGGTCAGTGTCTGCTGTTCTGGACACACATGTATGGAGGTCAGATAGTAAGAGGTGAGCTTCAGCATTACTGTAAACGCCTTTAA
- the LOC136444679 gene encoding excitatory amino acid transporter 1-like, producing MDAEMKGRTSSYPESDPPSYHSAASTETFGRKALRFCRTNALLLLTILAVCLGVLIGFTCAPHISDNDVKYISFPGTLLMRMLKMLILPLIVSSLISGVSSLDSKTSGKLGGRAVLYYICTTLIAVILGIVLVVSIQPGKGAGKVNRTGQAPSVSTVDAFLDILRNVFPDNLAAATFQQFQTVLKEVTPEVVNGTAGNDTTVNDTMLMVNDTMLNLTEPAKAYVTEDGTKDGMNVLGLVAYSIALGVILSTMGEAGRPLVNFFNSLNDATMRLVWVVMWYSPIGITFLIAGKIIEMYDDLSALAGALGLYTVTVLVGLAIHGLFVLPMLYFIFVRKNPFVFITGLVQALLTALGTSSSSATLPVTFKCLEDNNGIDPRVTRFVLPIGATINMDGTALYEAVAVIFIAQVNGTPLDIGGIIVVSITATVAAIGAAAVPQAGLITMVIVLSAVGLPADDVTLIIAVDWFLDRFRTMINVLGDSIGAGIVAHSVRNELPEIEGEDVEMGTATQPADRKNRRSTASDGHENQALETVDDRSFETAM from the exons ATGGATGCCGAAATGAAAGGTCGAACATCGTCTTACCCTGAGAGCGACCCTCCCAGCTACCACTCGGCGGCGAGCACCGAGACCTTCGGCCGCAAGGCGCTGAGGTTCTGCCGGACGAACGCGCTCCTACTCCTGACGATCCTCGCCGTCTGCCTCGGCGTGCTTATCGGCTTCACCTGTGCGCCTCACATCAGCGACAATGACGTCAAGTACATCTCCTTCCCCGGTACCCTCCTGATGAGGATGCTGAAGATGCTGATCCTGCCGCTGATCGTGTCATCTCTGATTTCTGGCGTCTCTTCACTCGACTCCAAAACAAGCGGCAAGCTTGGCGGGAG GGCAGTGCTGTACTACATCTGCACCACGCTGATCGCCGTGATCCTGGGCATCGTGCTGGTGGTGAGCATCCAGCCGGGGAAGGGCGCGGGGAAGGTGAACCGGACCGGGCAGGCCCCCAGCGTCTCCACGGTGGACGCCTTCCTAGATATTCTCAG GAATGTATTCCCTGACAATCTGGCAGCGGCGACATTCCAACAG tttcaaacagtATTGAAAGAGGTGACACCGGAAGTCGTCAATGGCACGGCCGGAAATGACACGACGGTCAACGACACCATGCTCATGGTCAACGACACCATGCTGAACCTGACAGAACCCGCCAAGGCTTACGTCACCGAG gacGGCACCAAGGACGGCATGAACGTGCTCGGCCTCGTGGCCTACTCCATCGCGCTCGGGGTCATCCTCAGCACCATGGGCGAGGCCGGCCGACCGCTCGTCAACTTCTTCAACTCGCTCAACGACGCCACCATGCGGTTGGTCTGGGTAGTGATGTG GTATTCGCCTATCGGTATCACGTtcctgatcgctgggaaaatcaTTGAGATGTATGACGACCTGAGTGCCTTGGCTGGAGCCCTGGGGCTGTACACCGTTACTGTGCTGGTGGGGCTTGCTATACACG GTCTGTTCGTCTTGCCTATGCTGTACTTCATCTTCGTGCGGAAGAATCCATTTGTTTTCATCACTGGTCTTGTCCAGGCTCTCCTCACGGCCCTGGGAACGTCTTCAAG CTCTGCAACACTGCCAGTGACATTCAAGTGTCTGGAGGACAATAACGGCATCGACCCCAGAGTGACTCGTTTCGTTCTACCGATCGGGGCGACCATCAACATGGACGGAACAGCGCTGTACGAGGCCGTGGCTGTTATCTTTATTGCTCAGGTCAACGGCACCCCCCTGGACATTGGAGGCATCATTGTTGTCAG cATAACTGCTACAGTGGCTGCCATTGGTGCAGCAGCCGTCCCTCAGGCGGGGCTCATCACCATGGTGATCGTACTCTCGGCAGTCGGGCTGCCAGCAGATGACGTCACTCTCATCATCGCCGTCGATTGGTTCCT ggACCGGTTCAGAACAATGATCAACGTTCTCGGCGACTCCATAGGGGCGGGGATAGTGGCCCACTCGGTCCGGAACGAGCTCCCGGAGATAGAGGGAGAAGACGTGGAGATGGGGACCGCGACCCAGCCTGCCGACAGGAAGAACAGGCGATCCACCGCCTCAGACGGCCACGAGAACCAGGCTTTGGAGACTGTGGACGATAGATCCTTCGAAACAGCCATGTAA